The following are from one region of the Camelus ferus isolate YT-003-E chromosome 13, BCGSAC_Cfer_1.0, whole genome shotgun sequence genome:
- the GALE gene encoding UDP-glucose 4-epimerase isoform X1 — translation MAEKVLVTGGAGYIGSHTVLELLEAGYLPVVIDNFHNAIRGGGSMPESLRRVQELTGCSVEFEEMDILDQAALQCLFKKHSFMAVIHFAGLKAVGESVQKPLDYYRVNLTGTIQLLEIMKAHGVKNLVFSSSATVYGNPQYLPLDEAHPTGGCTNPYGKSKFFIEEMIRDLCQADKAWNAVLLRYFNPIGAHASGCIGEDPQGIPNNLMPYVSQVAIGRREALNVFGNDYDTEDGTGVRDYIHVVDLAKGHIAALRKLKEQCGCRIYNLGTGTGYSVLQMVRAMEKASGKKIPYKVVARREGDVAACYANPSLALKELGWTAALGLDRMCEDLWRWQKQNPSGFSAQA, via the exons ATGGCAGAGAAGGTGCTCGTAACAGGCGGGGCAGGCTACATCGGCAGCCACACGGTGCTAGAGCTGCTGGAGGCGGGCTATTTGCCTGTGGTCATCGACAACTTCCACAATGCCATTCGTG GAGGGGGCTCCATGCCTGAGAGCCTGCGGCGGGTTCAGGAGCTGACGGGCTGCTCTGTGGAGTTTGAGGAGATGGACATCTTGGACCAGGCAGCCCTACAGTGTCTCTTTAAGAAG CACAGCTTTATGGCGGTCATCCACTTTGCTGGGCTTAAGGCTGTGGGCGAATCAGTGCAGAAGCCTCTGGATTATTACAGAGTTAACCTGACAGGAACCATCCAGCTTCTGGAG ATCATGAAGGCCCACGGGGTGAAGAATTTGGTGTTCAGCAGCTCAGCCACCGTGTATGGGAACCCccagtacctgcccctggacgaGGCCCACCCCACAGGTGGCTGTACCAACCCCTATGGCAAGTCCAAGTTCTTCATCGAAGAAATGATCCGGGACCTGTGCCAGGCAGATAAG GCCTGGAACGCAGTGCTGCTGCGGTATTTCAACCCCATCGGCGCCCATGCCTCGGGCTGCATTGGCGAGGACCCCCAGGGCATCCCCAATAACCTCATGCCCTATGTCTCCCAG GTGGCGATTGGGCGACGGGAGGCACTGAATGTCTTTGGCAATGACTATGACACGGAGGATGGCACAG GCGTCCGGGATTATATCCATGTTGTGGACCTGGCCAAGGGCCACATCGCGGCCTTGAGGAAGCTGAAGGAGCAGTGTGGCTGCCGG ATCTACAACCTGGGCACGGGCACGGGCTATTCGGTGCTACAGATGGTCCGCGCCATGGAGAAGGCCTCAGGGAAGAAG ATCCCGTACAAGGTGGTGGCACGGCGGGAAGGTGACGTGGCTGCCTGTTACGCcaaccccagcctggccctcaaGGAGCTGGGCTGGACAGCAGCCTTAGGGCTGGACAGGATGT